The following are encoded together in the Lathyrus oleraceus cultivar Zhongwan6 chromosome 3, CAAS_Psat_ZW6_1.0, whole genome shotgun sequence genome:
- the LOC127126593 gene encoding germin-like protein subfamily 1 member 7 — MKVLYFLVTILALASSPSFAYDPSPLQDFCVAIQDPKDAVFVNGKFCKDPALVKAEDFFEHVNPGNTSNALGSQVTAVTVDQLFGLNTLGISLARIDFAPKGLNPPHTHPRGTEILIVLEGTLYVGFVTSNQDKNRLFTKVLNKGDVFVFPIGLIHFQLNVGYGNAVAIAGLSSQNPGVITIANALFKSNPPISDEVLTKAFQVDKSIIDYLQKQSWYDNN; from the exons ATGAAGGTCCTTTACTTCCTTGTTACCATCTTGGCTTTGGCATCTTCTCCTTCCTTTGCTTATGACCCTAGTCCTCTCCAAGACTTTTGTGTTGCAATTCAAGATCCCAAAGATGCTG TATTTGTGAATGGAAAGTTCTGTAAAGACCCTGCGTTAGTTAAAGCTGAAGATTTCTTCGAACATGTTAATCCTGGAAATACCTCAAACGCATTAGGCTCTCAAGTGACTGCAGTCACTGTAGATCAACTATTCGGACTAAACACACTCGGCATATCTTTGGCTCGCATTGATTTTGCACCTAAGGGTTTAAATCCACCCCACACTCACCCTCGAGGCACTGAGATCCTTATAGTTCTTGAAGGCACCCTTTATGTTGGATTTGTCACTTCCAATCAAGATAAAAATCGTCTCTTCACCAAAGTGCTCAACAAGGGTGATGTATTTGTGTTTCCTATCGGTCTCATCCACTTTCAACTAAATGTGGGATACGGTAATGCCGTTGCAATTGCTGGACTTAGCAGTCAAAATCCAGGAGTTATTACTATTGCAAATGCGTTGTTCAAATCTAATCCCCCTATTTCTGACGAGGTTCTTACCAAAGCTTTTCAAGTAGATAAGAGCATCATTGATTATCTTCAAAAGCAGTCTTGGTACGACAACAACTAA